In Halobacteriovorax marinus SJ, the following proteins share a genomic window:
- a CDS encoding TraR/DksA family transcriptional regulator, with amino-acid sequence MESKTLEHFKKLFIEIKRNSALENLGRNEEQDLALKSGDEIDQTNRERDERLILKLQGRQRFYLKKVDAALDRIENGTFGECTECGDDISESRLLARPTADLCICCKEEQERGEGHVLYENKSHTLGKQILSDKINPSLVNTNPGDDNIVQFHSKSDLNNINTQTFAR; translated from the coding sequence ATGGAAAGTAAAACTCTAGAACACTTCAAAAAACTTTTTATCGAAATTAAGAGAAATAGTGCTCTTGAAAATTTAGGTAGAAATGAAGAGCAAGATCTGGCGCTAAAGTCAGGTGATGAGATTGATCAAACGAATCGAGAAAGAGATGAGAGATTAATCCTTAAGTTGCAAGGTCGACAGAGATTTTACTTAAAGAAAGTTGATGCTGCTCTTGATAGAATTGAAAATGGCACTTTTGGAGAGTGTACAGAATGTGGAGATGATATTTCAGAATCTAGACTTCTGGCAAGACCAACTGCTGATCTTTGTATCTGCTGTAAAGAGGAACAAGAAAGAGGCGAGGGTCACGTACTATATGAAAATAAGAGTCACACTCTTGGTAAGCAAATTCTTAGCGATAAAATAAATCCTAGTCTGGTAAATACAAATCCGGGCGATGATAATATCGTTCAGTTTCACTCTAAAAGTGATTTAAATAATATTAATACTCAAACTTTTGCTAGGTAA
- the htpG gene encoding molecular chaperone HtpG, with the protein MTERKGNISVNTSDIFPIIKKWLYSEHDIFIRELVANATDAITKRHTLSRNLNVEIPQGSINISVNKDNKLITISDNGLGMSEADIEKYIAQLAFSGAEEFVKKLKDEGAEDGQDIIGKFGLGFYSAFMVADKVEIESLSMNEGAKATKWICEGDTEYTFTDSTKETIGTTIYLHINEESAEFLNEWKLSETLRNHCDYMPYEIGVLDEMKPPQKPLKEDGTVDEEAPAVAVTPTIINETRPIWKRDPKELKDEDYKEFYRKQFPMDGDPLFWIHLKVDHPFTLEGVLFFPKFNPMKPQNEHNIRLYCKQVFVSDNVKNVIPDFLSLLKGSIDSVDIPLNVSRSSLQGDPNVQKISNYVVKKVAEALKVLFKKDREKFETIWEDIHLFIKYGCVSDPKFDELMRERVVYKASNGKYLTLGEYLEATPEKYKEKMKGKVLYFEKEKSDAALKNQLLAEGLLAIECDDHIDPHFFQHTETKKIGEETLQFVSVDSEIGNLLESENTTEEDMKIKDLFSNILAPKKEGEENSLDGNDVEISKITGSTTPAYFKVDEQMKRFAKMAQSMGQQNTMFPTKKTLVINPSSPLIQNALKIHEKGGNEALVEKICHHVEDLALISSEGLKADEKELFIARTQDLMQELTTLAL; encoded by the coding sequence ATGACTGAGAGAAAAGGAAATATCTCCGTTAACACATCCGACATCTTCCCTATCATTAAGAAGTGGTTATACTCTGAGCACGATATCTTTATTCGTGAACTTGTGGCCAACGCAACTGACGCCATAACTAAGAGACACACTCTTTCTAGAAACCTCAATGTTGAGATTCCACAGGGAAGTATCAATATAAGTGTAAACAAAGACAACAAGCTTATCACTATTTCTGATAATGGACTTGGTATGAGTGAAGCAGATATTGAAAAGTATATTGCTCAACTGGCCTTCTCTGGTGCAGAGGAATTTGTTAAGAAATTAAAAGACGAAGGTGCCGAGGACGGACAAGATATTATTGGTAAGTTTGGACTCGGGTTTTACTCGGCATTCATGGTTGCCGATAAAGTTGAGATTGAATCTCTCTCTATGAACGAAGGCGCTAAAGCAACAAAGTGGATCTGTGAAGGTGACACTGAGTATACTTTTACAGACTCAACGAAAGAGACAATTGGTACTACAATCTATCTTCACATTAATGAAGAGAGTGCAGAGTTTTTAAATGAGTGGAAGCTATCTGAAACACTTAGAAACCACTGTGATTATATGCCATATGAAATTGGTGTTCTCGATGAGATGAAGCCACCACAGAAACCACTCAAAGAAGATGGTACAGTAGACGAAGAAGCTCCAGCAGTTGCTGTGACTCCAACAATCATCAATGAAACTCGTCCTATTTGGAAGAGAGATCCAAAAGAGCTTAAAGACGAAGACTATAAAGAATTCTATAGAAAGCAATTTCCAATGGATGGAGATCCACTATTTTGGATTCACTTAAAAGTAGATCACCCATTCACTCTTGAGGGTGTACTCTTCTTCCCTAAGTTTAATCCAATGAAGCCTCAGAATGAGCACAATATCAGACTCTACTGTAAGCAAGTCTTTGTCTCTGACAATGTTAAGAATGTTATTCCTGATTTCTTATCACTACTTAAGGGAAGTATTGACTCTGTGGATATCCCACTTAACGTTTCAAGATCTTCACTACAAGGAGATCCAAATGTTCAGAAAATTTCTAACTATGTAGTTAAGAAAGTTGCTGAAGCTTTAAAAGTTCTCTTTAAGAAAGATAGAGAGAAATTTGAAACAATTTGGGAAGATATTCACCTCTTCATTAAGTACGGTTGTGTAAGTGATCCTAAATTTGATGAGCTTATGAGAGAGAGAGTTGTTTATAAGGCCTCAAATGGGAAGTATTTAACTCTTGGCGAGTACCTAGAAGCTACTCCTGAGAAGTATAAAGAAAAAATGAAAGGAAAGGTTCTCTACTTTGAAAAAGAGAAATCAGATGCAGCTCTAAAGAATCAATTACTAGCGGAAGGTTTACTTGCGATTGAATGTGATGACCATATTGATCCACACTTCTTCCAGCACACAGAGACAAAGAAAATTGGAGAGGAGACTCTTCAATTTGTATCTGTTGATTCAGAAATTGGAAATCTCCTTGAAAGTGAAAATACAACTGAAGAAGATATGAAAATAAAAGACCTCTTCAGCAATATTCTTGCTCCTAAAAAAGAGGGAGAAGAAAACTCTCTAGACGGAAACGATGTAGAGATTTCAAAAATTACAGGCTCCACAACACCTGCTTACTTTAAAGTAGATGAGCAGATGAAGAGATTCGCAAAAATGGCTCAAAGTATGGGTCAGCAAAATACAATGTTTCCAACAAAGAAGACATTAGTTATCAACCCTTCTAGCCCACTTATTCAGAATGCACTTAAAATTCATGAAAAAGGTGGAAATGAAGCACTTGTTGAAAAAATCTGTCACCATGTTGAAGACCTAGCATTAATCTCTAGTGAGGGATTAAAGGCCGATGAGAAAGAGCTCTTCATTGCAAGAACTCAAGACCTCATGCAAGAGTTAACGACTCTCGCGCTTTAA
- a CDS encoding asparaginase domain-containing protein yields the protein MTADIENDVLNIAQDVIVLTTGGTIEKSYDEYDGSLENKDSIIKHIILQKLRMPYTKLHVHSILAKDSLNMTDYDRALVAKSLKVQLEKGWPIIVLHGTDTMAKTAEYCFEELKNITSPIVFTGAMKPMGFDDSDARQNVTEALLASKLLKPGVYISFHNRVFSVPGVRKNRDKKTFEAF from the coding sequence ATGACAGCAGATATTGAAAATGATGTATTAAATATTGCGCAAGATGTAATTGTCCTTACGACAGGAGGCACAATTGAAAAGTCTTATGATGAGTACGATGGATCTTTAGAGAATAAAGACAGCATCATAAAACATATTATTTTACAGAAGTTGAGGATGCCTTATACGAAGCTTCATGTGCATTCGATTCTCGCTAAAGACTCTCTGAATATGACGGACTACGATAGGGCACTTGTGGCAAAGTCTCTCAAGGTTCAATTGGAGAAGGGATGGCCCATCATTGTTTTACACGGAACAGATACTATGGCCAAAACTGCTGAGTATTGTTTTGAAGAGTTAAAAAATATCACGAGTCCAATTGTTTTTACAGGAGCTATGAAGCCTATGGGCTTTGATGATAGCGACGCCAGACAAAATGTAACTGAAGCTCTATTGGCCTCAAAGTTACTTAAGCCTGGAGTATATATTTCTTTTCACAATAGAGTTTTCTCTGTACCTGGAGTTCGAAAGAATAGGGATAAGAAAACTTTTGAGGCCTTTTAA
- the mce gene encoding methylmalonyl-CoA epimerase, whose product MIGKDCVLDHVAIAVKDLDKSQRIWEDMGLSFSTKREVVESQGVTTAFAQMDENAHLELLCPYGENGPIHKFLEKKGEGIHHLCFKVKDVVAKCDELREKGYTLLNEQPINGANNCLVNFIHPKSTGGVLVEVSQKKA is encoded by the coding sequence ATGATAGGGAAAGATTGTGTTTTAGACCACGTAGCTATTGCAGTAAAAGACTTAGATAAGTCTCAGAGGATCTGGGAAGATATGGGATTAAGCTTCTCGACTAAAAGAGAGGTAGTTGAGTCTCAAGGTGTGACAACGGCCTTTGCCCAAATGGATGAAAATGCTCACCTTGAATTACTATGCCCTTACGGCGAAAATGGACCTATCCATAAATTTTTAGAGAAAAAGGGTGAGGGAATCCATCACTTATGTTTCAAAGTAAAAGATGTGGTCGCAAAGTGTGATGAGCTAAGAGAAAAGGGATACACACTTTTAAATGAACAACCGATCAATGGTGCAAATAACTGTCTCGTAAATTTCATTCACCCAAAATCAACGGGTGGTGTATTAGTTGAGGTCTCTCAGAAAAAGGCATAA
- a CDS encoding rhomboid family intramembrane serine protease has translation MNQTQIQIPTLTKVNKIILIVMGVLFLLSSILKATSGAGLVAYLGLSPAMFFSGHIYEIVTYPFIASGIFDVLFNGLLLWFIGSELESQWGVKRYIAFLVTSTIGAGLVYLLVATVFLSDTGLFGYPLYGMHGAGSALCLAYAVLYPDRIFTFMLIFPMRAKYFCMILVGMLLFNGFFTPGKVLAWGHLGAMAFGYGWMHLISSPKWKGIMQRAEKQRTARPKSKAKLRIVKDEDEKPPKYWQ, from the coding sequence ATGAATCAAACACAGATCCAAATTCCGACACTCACAAAAGTAAATAAGATTATTCTCATTGTTATGGGAGTGCTCTTTCTTTTATCGAGTATCTTAAAGGCAACATCGGGTGCTGGGCTTGTGGCCTATCTCGGACTCTCTCCGGCCATGTTCTTCTCTGGTCATATTTATGAGATCGTAACTTATCCGTTTATAGCGAGTGGAATTTTTGATGTTCTCTTCAATGGTCTTCTACTTTGGTTTATCGGAAGCGAGTTGGAGTCCCAATGGGGAGTAAAGAGGTATATTGCATTTCTAGTGACCTCTACAATTGGAGCAGGCTTAGTTTACTTACTGGTTGCGACAGTATTTCTATCTGATACAGGTTTATTTGGGTATCCGCTCTATGGGATGCACGGAGCTGGCTCTGCACTTTGTTTGGCCTATGCTGTTCTCTATCCAGATAGAATCTTTACCTTTATGCTTATCTTTCCAATGAGGGCCAAGTACTTTTGTATGATCTTAGTGGGAATGCTTCTCTTTAATGGTTTCTTCACTCCTGGAAAAGTTCTAGCTTGGGGACACCTCGGGGCCATGGCCTTTGGATATGGCTGGATGCACTTGATTTCCTCGCCTAAGTGGAAGGGAATTATGCAAAGGGCCGAAAAACAGCGTACAGCGAGACCAAAAAGCAAGGCCAAGCTGAGAATTGTAAAAGATGAGGATGAAAAGCCACCAAAATACTGGCAATAA
- a CDS encoding flagellar basal body-associated FliL family protein, with amino-acid sequence MTGNKLADNIILILSFLATAVCVGVFVFTEMIYQKPLPSEQVELQRLMSDNKKKAFPAPFKLDSLIINLNSRKTRLRFLSVETQLVPFNHDSDDKFESYRSMINDSIIDIAGRMTAEELNSISGKILLEERIKKSVNKLMGKQFVKGVLFTKFVIQ; translated from the coding sequence ATGACGGGAAATAAGCTCGCAGACAATATCATTCTCATACTCTCTTTCTTGGCCACTGCCGTTTGTGTAGGTGTCTTTGTATTTACCGAGATGATTTACCAAAAGCCACTGCCAAGTGAGCAAGTCGAATTGCAAAGACTTATGAGCGACAATAAGAAGAAGGCCTTTCCCGCCCCGTTTAAGCTCGACTCGCTGATAATTAACCTAAATTCGCGCAAGACGAGACTTCGTTTCTTAAGCGTCGAAACACAACTCGTCCCATTTAATCACGATAGCGATGACAAATTTGAGAGTTACCGCTCAATGATCAATGACTCTATAATTGATATTGCTGGAAGAATGACTGCAGAAGAGCTCAATAGCATATCTGGAAAAATTCTACTGGAAGAGAGAATTAAGAAGTCTGTAAATAAATTAATGGGAAAACAATTTGTAAAAGGTGTGCTCTTTACTAAATTTGTTATTCAATAA
- a CDS encoding trypsin-like serine peptidase, whose amino-acid sequence MLKLITVVCLLFISFQNETQASEKVIYGVDGRSEVYSANRKWKVLAESTAALIALDRLEYDSSKGVYRIAENAQTTMGENLNLCQDVRFREQVHISTCSGFLVEKDILLTAGHCATGEMADICSSGKYAWVFGYQATQFLNTRNIEVSKENVVLCKKVLKATMNRTIDFAAIKLEKKLNKRPLKINKSKKISERSSLVVIGTPWGLPTKVTRGGRIMRNKDKYFFTAALDTFQGNSGSAVFNEKSGEVEGILVRGKTDALMDEREYCRRVNHCDNNGNNCDYRGGFQVGEDVMRMPFVYKQIASEL is encoded by the coding sequence ATGTTGAAGTTGATTACAGTTGTATGCTTGCTCTTTATCTCGTTCCAAAATGAGACACAGGCAAGTGAGAAAGTTATTTATGGTGTTGATGGAAGATCTGAGGTCTATTCGGCCAATAGAAAGTGGAAGGTGCTCGCCGAATCCACTGCCGCGCTCATTGCCCTTGATCGATTAGAATATGATAGCTCAAAAGGCGTGTACAGAATCGCAGAAAATGCACAGACTACGATGGGTGAGAACCTTAATCTCTGCCAAGATGTTAGATTTCGTGAACAGGTGCATATCTCAACTTGCTCAGGCTTCTTAGTCGAAAAAGATATCCTACTAACGGCAGGTCATTGCGCAACTGGAGAAATGGCAGATATTTGCTCGTCAGGAAAGTACGCCTGGGTCTTTGGATATCAAGCTACGCAGTTCTTAAATACTCGCAATATTGAAGTGAGCAAAGAGAATGTTGTTCTCTGTAAAAAAGTCCTTAAGGCCACAATGAATAGAACAATTGATTTTGCGGCCATTAAATTAGAAAAGAAATTAAATAAACGTCCTCTTAAGATTAATAAATCTAAGAAGATCTCTGAGCGCTCATCTCTAGTCGTTATTGGTACACCTTGGGGCCTACCAACAAAAGTTACGAGAGGGGGACGTATTATGAGAAATAAGGATAAGTACTTCTTCACTGCAGCTCTAGATACTTTTCAAGGAAACTCTGGTTCCGCTGTTTTTAATGAAAAGTCTGGAGAGGTTGAAGGAATCTTAGTTCGTGGGAAAACTGATGCCCTAATGGATGAGAGAGAGTACTGTCGTCGAGTTAATCACTGTGATAATAATGGTAATAATTGTGATTACCGTGGTGGTTTTCAAGTAGGCGAGGATGTAATGAGAATGCCTTTTGTCTATAAGCAAATAGCTAGCGAGTTATAA
- a CDS encoding phospholipase D-like domain-containing protein — protein MRFIVAIFLIFTSIVIHHDYQRFNTKEKRNPSSVLGESCFDHANNIIQNEVWRSRSVDKLIQERAELREYYSNFKSSIDDFKKIKDEAQRAQVKLLIDGETSLAAKIGLIRKAKNTLDISYYIFENDEVGNIMLNEIRKAIKRGVNVRFLVDSTTAMNFNLFDDQYKTIMALKKLSQHSKKMGNAEVVIFNNFFNPRKAIEQFINRVRNLFRDEAHQIPISKSTVNRRLHDKIILIDAEDPNSSMAIIGGRNIANHYHTLDSFRGEDFEFEDMDVLIKDTKDVSQRIEKESLNMKIQSYFDKIYYHVGNNHLADALVRLRRKIYRKEIQRMSRVSRKTLNANPDFKARVDEMIEGDFFEEGFDSGMVRIVNEIQNIHSPWGRVRYSSLNEINPNSLSKEVSQMLDEAEESIDIVTPYLHLTDKEVKKLHHWLSQDPRRKLRIVTSSIVTNDTLASQALIDGQLMPKLLDHGGKVKEGQLDILLYGRVDDVLLGGDKDYGKLHAKFVVVDQNKSMVMTSNLDPRSRSLNSEIGVQITGLNKKSEVAKQLSERVDYLEEISHRYGSKEWQEINSSPNVQWKLLMSKLIHFIVEGLNLERNI, from the coding sequence ATGAGATTCATAGTCGCTATATTTCTTATATTCACCAGTATAGTCATTCATCACGATTATCAGCGCTTTAATACAAAAGAGAAGAGAAACCCTTCTTCTGTATTAGGTGAATCTTGCTTTGATCATGCCAATAATATTATTCAAAATGAAGTATGGCGCTCTAGAAGTGTTGATAAGCTTATTCAAGAAAGAGCAGAGCTTAGAGAGTATTATTCAAATTTTAAAAGCTCTATTGATGATTTTAAGAAAATAAAAGATGAGGCACAAAGAGCTCAAGTGAAACTACTCATAGACGGCGAGACCTCTCTTGCTGCCAAGATTGGTCTTATTAGAAAGGCCAAGAATACATTAGATATTTCCTACTATATATTTGAAAATGATGAAGTTGGAAATATTATGTTAAATGAGATTCGTAAGGCCATTAAAAGAGGTGTTAATGTCCGCTTCCTAGTAGACTCGACGACGGCAATGAATTTCAATCTCTTTGATGATCAATATAAGACCATCATGGCATTAAAGAAATTATCTCAACATAGTAAGAAGATGGGAAATGCTGAAGTTGTAATCTTTAATAACTTCTTCAACCCAAGAAAAGCAATTGAGCAGTTTATTAATAGAGTTAGAAATCTTTTTCGCGACGAAGCTCATCAAATTCCAATTAGTAAATCTACTGTCAACAGAAGGCTTCACGATAAGATCATTCTTATCGATGCAGAAGATCCGAACTCTTCTATGGCCATTATAGGTGGAAGAAATATAGCAAACCACTACCACACTCTCGACTCCTTTCGAGGAGAAGATTTTGAGTTTGAAGATATGGATGTACTCATTAAAGACACAAAAGATGTCTCACAAAGAATTGAAAAAGAATCTTTAAACATGAAGATTCAATCTTACTTTGATAAAATCTACTACCATGTAGGAAATAATCACTTAGCAGACGCACTGGTAAGACTTAGAAGAAAAATCTATAGAAAAGAAATTCAAAGAATGAGTCGTGTGAGCAGAAAGACATTAAATGCGAATCCTGACTTTAAGGCCAGAGTAGATGAAATGATTGAAGGCGACTTCTTTGAAGAAGGATTTGATTCTGGCATGGTTCGCATAGTAAATGAAATTCAAAATATTCATTCACCCTGGGGAAGAGTGAGATATTCTTCACTAAATGAAATAAACCCCAACTCACTGTCCAAAGAAGTTTCTCAAATGTTAGATGAGGCTGAGGAAAGTATCGATATCGTTACACCATATCTCCACTTAACAGATAAGGAAGTTAAAAAACTTCACCACTGGCTCTCACAGGACCCAAGAAGAAAACTAAGAATTGTCACGAGCTCAATAGTAACTAACGACACTTTGGCTTCCCAGGCCCTTATCGATGGACAGCTAATGCCCAAACTCCTAGATCACGGAGGCAAGGTAAAAGAGGGTCAACTAGATATACTTCTTTACGGAAGAGTTGATGACGTCCTTCTTGGTGGCGATAAAGACTACGGAAAACTTCACGCTAAATTTGTCGTTGTTGATCAAAATAAAAGTATGGTCATGACCTCCAATTTAGACCCTCGCTCTAGATCATTAAACTCCGAGATCGGCGTTCAAATAACGGGTTTAAATAAGAAGTCTGAAGTGGCAAAGCAATTATCAGAAAGAGTTGATTATTTAGAGGAAATTAGTCATAGGTACGGATCAAAAGAGTGGCAAGAAATAAACTCTAGTCCAAATGTACAATGGAAGCTTCTAATGTCCAAACTCATCCACTTTATTGTTGAAGGCCTTAACTTAGAGAGAAATATATAA
- a CDS encoding transglycosylase SLT domain-containing protein gives MKIIIFFLHLLLCTQALANSEFVSVKSDGVVQIIQNEETIYLRAGDLIQIKENDGWKRHVKVISSIADGVSVGDAYLGERTYKEHLGDNNLVTIMQEKKSSYLTKPIEVQLPNGEKIQLSPGDEIKVLNIDGWKRKIEIVNSKSGVKGEAILGNSTYMEYLNNDVLSDTVFVDTTKSKSPLTTSTGYEYNSLDELIRKLAENDEEENIDEEELSEGVEVAAEYTGCPDVGKTFKIDRYIHVTNNDKKTLGVPKGSIIRVNKIGLTCAIEVLELPEESSLNKKIYEPQVLTFPSNLHPDFLTEVEAPSESIKLDAGVKFKLSDNTDVHAYGRRTGKRYRFSPSDEITVVGKHRNGDYIVKRNGEKWEYRIPYEDLDELNDNAQLSINHLTTAVGIIADGEVSDSLEQVEPDYDCVDTTDTGEENIPEVGDIEWQTCRTRATKNNRGNTLAANDYMDRELNLSNGDMNAILEEPQKKRYAKCISVSLRHGTNRSSNPSCSKDSNGNIIPRRIRQARYRTSNGQRKFAGWNLLSKAPKACASKELSTHLADRFVDMSKCLGIDPKEIFPIINHESHFQPKTISPTFALGVGQIVPVNYLDFYNKLNQAKDMIRSNSSVLSYASALSSKEGYRAYEDSPAREKKISRLTGYFLSDLKDKMTGNNPECKGLQDIYNNPMTLPRSAKSSARAANEYLRDRENIRLCAPKNPDEGFYMATIFYMYNKKYFRYMLEKENRRSNLRMNEKQLNDFSIILARWSYNGGVAGISAPFERLVEKIKAGNIEALNSNNDPNGSRRNVSGFSGFSNDDFKSYMSYVIKHRYRGGNARRMEVARYLPGSNGVGGIDGDLKQIEKGEENSCGTTY, from the coding sequence ATGAAAATAATTATATTTTTCCTTCATTTACTTCTTTGTACCCAGGCCCTTGCTAATTCTGAGTTTGTTTCAGTTAAAAGTGATGGTGTTGTTCAAATTATTCAAAATGAAGAAACTATCTACCTGCGCGCAGGTGACTTAATTCAAATTAAAGAAAATGATGGCTGGAAGAGACATGTTAAAGTTATTTCTTCAATCGCTGACGGCGTAAGTGTTGGTGATGCATACCTAGGGGAGAGGACTTATAAAGAACACTTGGGAGATAATAATCTTGTCACAATTATGCAAGAGAAGAAGAGCAGCTATCTCACAAAGCCTATTGAAGTACAATTGCCCAATGGAGAAAAGATACAATTATCTCCAGGGGATGAAATTAAAGTTCTAAATATAGATGGGTGGAAGAGAAAGATAGAAATTGTTAACTCTAAGAGTGGAGTTAAAGGTGAGGCCATTCTTGGAAATAGTACTTACATGGAGTACCTAAATAATGATGTTCTATCTGATACTGTCTTTGTAGATACTACAAAGAGTAAGTCTCCACTAACGACGAGCACTGGCTATGAATACAATAGCCTAGACGAGTTGATTAGAAAGTTAGCAGAAAATGATGAAGAAGAAAATATAGATGAGGAGGAGTTATCCGAAGGGGTTGAGGTTGCCGCTGAATATACAGGGTGTCCTGACGTTGGAAAAACTTTTAAGATAGATCGCTATATTCATGTAACAAATAACGATAAGAAGACTTTAGGGGTTCCAAAAGGTTCTATAATTCGAGTTAATAAAATTGGTCTTACATGTGCAATAGAAGTTCTAGAACTTCCAGAGGAATCAAGTTTAAATAAGAAAATATATGAACCACAAGTCTTAACATTTCCTTCAAATCTTCATCCAGATTTCCTTACTGAAGTTGAGGCACCAAGTGAGTCGATAAAGCTAGATGCTGGCGTGAAGTTCAAGCTCTCTGATAATACTGATGTGCACGCCTACGGAAGAAGAACAGGGAAGAGATACCGCTTTAGCCCTAGTGATGAGATTACAGTTGTTGGAAAACATAGAAATGGTGATTATATCGTTAAGAGAAATGGCGAGAAGTGGGAGTACAGAATCCCCTATGAAGATTTAGATGAATTGAATGATAATGCACAATTAAGTATTAATCATCTTACTACTGCCGTTGGAATTATTGCTGATGGAGAGGTGAGTGATTCCCTAGAGCAAGTTGAACCAGACTATGACTGTGTCGATACAACTGATACGGGTGAAGAAAATATTCCCGAGGTAGGTGATATTGAATGGCAGACTTGTAGGACTAGGGCCACAAAGAATAATAGAGGCAATACACTAGCGGCAAATGATTATATGGATAGAGAGTTAAATCTCTCTAACGGTGATATGAACGCAATTCTAGAAGAGCCTCAAAAGAAGAGATATGCAAAGTGTATTTCAGTTAGTTTGAGACACGGTACAAATAGAAGTTCTAATCCAAGCTGTTCTAAAGATAGTAACGGTAATATTATTCCTAGAAGAATTCGACAGGCCCGATATCGTACCAGTAATGGTCAACGAAAATTTGCTGGCTGGAATCTTCTAAGTAAAGCACCTAAGGCCTGCGCTTCAAAGGAGCTATCAACTCACTTAGCTGATCGCTTTGTTGATATGAGTAAGTGTCTTGGTATTGATCCAAAGGAAATTTTTCCTATTATAAATCATGAGTCACACTTTCAACCAAAGACAATTAGTCCTACTTTTGCACTAGGTGTTGGACAAATTGTTCCGGTGAATTATTTAGACTTTTATAATAAGTTAAATCAGGCGAAAGATATGATTCGCTCAAACTCTAGTGTTTTAAGCTATGCTAGTGCTCTCTCTTCTAAAGAGGGCTATAGGGCCTACGAAGATAGTCCTGCTAGAGAGAAGAAAATTAGTAGGCTTACAGGCTACTTTCTCTCAGACCTTAAAGATAAGATGACTGGAAATAATCCTGAGTGTAAAGGGCTACAAGATATTTATAATAATCCAATGACTCTACCTCGCTCAGCAAAGAGTAGTGCGAGGGCAGCGAATGAATATCTAAGAGATAGAGAGAATATTAGATTGTGTGCTCCTAAGAACCCTGATGAAGGCTTCTACATGGCGACGATCTTCTATATGTATAATAAGAAGTACTTTAGATATATGCTAGAAAAAGAAAATAGAAGAAGTAATCTTAGAATGAATGAAAAGCAATTAAATGACTTTTCAATTATTCTTGCTCGCTGGTCTTATAATGGTGGAGTTGCAGGAATAAGTGCTCCTTTTGAGAGACTAGTTGAAAAAATTAAGGCCGGAAATATTGAGGCATTAAATAGCAATAATGATCCTAATGGATCGAGAAGAAATGTTTCAGGTTTTTCAGGCTTTAGTAATGATGATTTTAAAAGTTATATGAGTTACGTAATCAAACATCGCTACCGTGGTGGTAATGCTAGAAGAATGGAAGTTGCAAGATATTTACCGGGCTCAAATGGAGTTGGTGGAATTGATGGAGACTTGAAACAAATAGAAAAGGGTGAGGAGAATTCATGCGGAACTACTTATTAG